A section of the Solitalea canadensis DSM 3403 genome encodes:
- a CDS encoding pyruvate dehydrogenase complex E1 component subunit beta has product MREIQFREALREAMSEEMRKDENIFIMGEEVAEYNGAYKVSQGMLAEFGAKRVIDTPISELGFAGIGVGAAMNGLRPIIEFMTFNFSLVAIDQVINAAAKMYSMSGGQYSIPMVFRGPTGNAGQLGAQHSQNFENWYANCPGLKVVVPSNPYDAKGLLKSSILDPDPVIFMESEVMYGEKGEVPEEEYYLPIGKANVVRQGTDVTLVGFGKIMKVAIAAAAELEKEGISAEVIDLRSVRPIDYLTVTESVRKTNRMVFVEESWPLASISSEVAFKVQKDAFDYLDAPILRVTGADVPLPYAPTLIAEYLPNPAKVVKAVKEVMYIKK; this is encoded by the coding sequence ATGAGAGAAATACAATTCCGTGAAGCGCTTCGCGAAGCTATGAGCGAAGAAATGCGCAAAGACGAGAACATATTTATTATGGGTGAAGAAGTAGCTGAATACAATGGCGCTTACAAAGTTAGCCAGGGTATGTTAGCCGAATTTGGCGCAAAACGCGTTATTGACACCCCGATTTCTGAACTTGGCTTCGCCGGTATTGGTGTAGGAGCTGCAATGAACGGCTTGCGTCCGATCATCGAGTTCATGACTTTCAACTTTTCGTTAGTTGCTATTGACCAGGTTATCAATGCTGCTGCTAAAATGTACTCAATGAGTGGCGGTCAGTATTCTATCCCTATGGTTTTCCGTGGCCCAACAGGTAATGCCGGACAATTAGGAGCTCAACACTCTCAAAACTTTGAAAACTGGTATGCAAACTGTCCAGGCTTAAAGGTTGTTGTACCTTCAAACCCTTATGATGCAAAAGGTTTATTAAAAAGCTCAATCTTAGATCCAGATCCGGTAATTTTCATGGAGTCGGAAGTAATGTACGGCGAAAAAGGTGAAGTTCCGGAAGAAGAATATTACTTACCAATTGGCAAAGCTAACGTTGTTCGTCAAGGAACTGATGTTACTTTAGTTGGTTTTGGTAAAATTATGAAAGTTGCTATTGCTGCTGCTGCTGAACTTGAAAAAGAAGGTATAAGTGCAGAAGTAATCGACTTACGTAGTGTACGTCCGATCGATTATTTAACAGTAACTGAATCGGTAAGAAAAACTAATCGTATGGTATTTGTTGAAGAATCTTGGCCTTTAGCTTCTATCTCGTCAGAGGTAGCATTTAAAGTGCAAAAAGATGCATTTGATTATTTAGATGCTCCGATTCTTCGTGTTACAGGCGCAGATGTACCTCTTCCTTATGCCCCTACTTTAATTGCTGAGTATTTACCAAATCCAGCTAAAGTAGTAAAAGCGGTGAAAGAAGTTATGTACATTAAAAAATAA
- a CDS encoding ATP-dependent DNA helicase — MSSQYNQQFQQALEKLNQKQREAVETIDGPVLVVAGPGTGKTQILAARIGKILKDTDTDARNILCLTFTDAGAINMRKRLVDFIGPDAYRVNIYTFHSFCNEVIQENLEYFGKINLDPISDLEEAELLKELIDEFLKDSPLKRYTGEVYFERDRLRNLFALIKKEGWKTDFINERIDEYITDLPLRDEFMYKRKHKHHNPGDLKEDKIAEEIHKMEIFRAAVQEYPKYQAKMRSRNRYDFDDMIVWVLEAFNNDSNLLARYQEQFQYLLVDEYQDTSGAQNELIQLLIADREKPDIFVVGDDDQSIFRFQGANMSNILDFAYAYQSDLKTIVLTENYRSTQAILNASRQLINNNIERLTKALNLDKNLNSSNPAISELTVLPQIIEYSNTDHETVGVADSIIELLDDGVPAEEIAIIYRNHSQVEELAKYLASKGIPINTKRKINILTLPFVENIINILRYLAMETDTPYSGDELLFEIMHYDFFKIPPIETAKISVEVFQKNYTYNSKESEIAFGKSSIRRWIADMANPKKLTLFDQYTAVEIKELSNNLELWIKESQNLTLQELFEKIILRAGILKYIMHSTERNWYMEVLTSLFDFMKEENRKKTDLTLQQFVDTIDLMNLNNIAIDLNKTLFAEKGVNFMTAHGAKGLEFEYVFVMGCTKKIWDTGKKNGGTKNYKYPDTLTLKVAEGSELEESRRLFYVALTRSKHSLFVSYPAEDKNGKEQEHSQFIYEMRQESSLSIDRKQINDDTMFDFIAAQFSSDNKPNIQLIDKNYLDQLLQKYTLSVTHLSSYLDCPLRFYFQNLIRVPAGKSPSATFGLAIHWALNRLYLRMHENNQFPDENYLFEQFEWFMKRNRESFTKDQFKLRMEYGQRIITPYYLKYVTTWNKVAVTERSIKNVIINDVPIKGNLDKIEFQGKQANVVDYKTGKYKNAKDKFKRPDEKHPTGGDYWRQAVFYKILVDNDKSNDWEVVSTEFDFVEPVNDNEYHKEKVIITPEDIEIVKEQISSTYSKIMNYEFSQGCGKEDCHWCNFVRSNFEQQDILIAEEEKE; from the coding sequence ATGTCATCACAATATAATCAACAATTTCAACAGGCTCTTGAAAAATTAAACCAAAAACAACGAGAAGCTGTTGAAACCATCGACGGACCTGTATTAGTTGTTGCAGGGCCGGGAACAGGAAAAACCCAAATATTAGCCGCACGTATAGGTAAAATTTTGAAGGATACAGATACGGATGCTCGTAATATTTTGTGTTTAACGTTTACCGATGCCGGTGCGATTAACATGCGCAAGCGTTTGGTTGATTTTATTGGCCCCGATGCCTACCGGGTGAATATTTACACCTTCCACTCATTTTGTAATGAAGTAATCCAGGAGAATCTTGAATATTTCGGAAAAATTAATCTGGACCCGATTTCTGATTTAGAAGAAGCTGAATTACTAAAAGAACTAATTGACGAATTTCTAAAAGACAGTCCGTTAAAAAGATATACCGGCGAGGTTTATTTTGAACGTGACCGCTTACGAAATCTCTTTGCGTTAATAAAAAAGGAGGGCTGGAAAACAGACTTTATCAATGAACGCATTGATGAATATATAACAGACTTACCTCTCCGTGATGAGTTTATGTATAAACGTAAACATAAGCATCATAATCCGGGAGATCTCAAAGAAGATAAAATAGCCGAAGAGATCCATAAAATGGAGATTTTCAGAGCGGCTGTGCAAGAGTATCCAAAATATCAGGCAAAAATGCGCTCACGAAATCGCTATGATTTTGATGATATGATTGTTTGGGTATTAGAGGCGTTTAATAACGATAGCAATCTGTTAGCACGGTATCAAGAACAGTTTCAGTATTTACTTGTGGACGAATATCAGGATACTAGTGGTGCTCAAAATGAACTGATTCAATTATTGATTGCTGACCGTGAAAAACCTGATATTTTTGTTGTTGGAGACGACGACCAATCTATTTTCAGGTTTCAGGGAGCGAATATGAGCAATATCCTTGATTTTGCTTACGCTTATCAGAGTGACCTTAAAACAATTGTTTTAACCGAGAATTATCGGTCTACACAAGCTATTCTGAATGCTTCACGGCAATTGATCAATAATAATATTGAACGACTAACCAAAGCCCTTAATCTGGATAAAAACCTGAATTCGTCTAACCCAGCAATTTCAGAGCTAACGGTATTACCTCAAATTATTGAATATAGCAATACAGACCATGAGACGGTGGGTGTTGCCGATTCTATTATTGAATTGTTGGATGACGGAGTTCCTGCGGAAGAAATTGCTATTATTTACCGCAACCATAGTCAGGTAGAGGAATTGGCAAAATACCTCGCTTCTAAAGGTATCCCGATTAATACAAAGCGGAAGATTAACATACTTACTTTGCCATTTGTCGAAAATATCATTAATATTTTGCGTTACCTGGCAATGGAGACTGATACGCCATATAGTGGTGATGAACTGCTTTTTGAGATCATGCATTATGATTTCTTTAAAATACCGCCTATTGAAACAGCTAAAATTAGTGTGGAGGTTTTCCAAAAGAACTATACCTATAACAGCAAAGAGAGTGAAATAGCATTTGGTAAATCTTCCATCCGTCGCTGGATTGCCGATATGGCTAATCCTAAAAAATTGACCTTATTTGATCAATATACAGCAGTTGAAATTAAAGAGCTAAGTAACAACCTTGAGCTCTGGATAAAAGAGTCGCAGAATTTAACACTACAAGAGCTTTTTGAAAAGATCATTCTTCGTGCAGGAATTTTAAAATACATTATGCATTCCACTGAGCGAAACTGGTATATGGAAGTTTTAACCAGTTTGTTCGATTTCATGAAGGAAGAAAACCGCAAGAAAACAGACCTCACTCTTCAGCAGTTTGTGGACACAATTGATTTAATGAACCTGAACAATATTGCCATTGATCTGAATAAAACACTATTCGCTGAAAAAGGAGTAAACTTTATGACTGCCCACGGAGCCAAAGGATTAGAGTTTGAGTACGTTTTTGTGATGGGTTGTACGAAAAAGATTTGGGATACCGGTAAAAAGAATGGAGGAACTAAAAATTACAAATACCCCGATACACTGACGCTAAAAGTGGCTGAAGGTTCTGAGTTGGAAGAATCACGTCGATTATTCTACGTAGCCTTAACCCGTTCTAAACACTCTTTATTTGTTTCCTATCCTGCTGAAGATAAGAATGGAAAAGAACAAGAGCATTCACAGTTTATTTATGAAATGCGCCAAGAGTCATCCTTGAGCATTGATCGTAAGCAAATAAACGATGATACTATGTTTGATTTCATTGCAGCTCAATTCAGTAGCGATAATAAACCAAACATTCAGTTAATTGATAAAAACTACCTCGATCAGTTATTACAAAAATATACACTAAGTGTTACCCACTTAAGCAGTTATCTAGATTGTCCGTTGCGGTTTTATTTCCAAAATCTTATACGTGTTCCCGCAGGCAAGAGTCCAAGTGCCACATTTGGTTTGGCCATTCACTGGGCACTAAACAGGTTATATTTACGCATGCATGAAAACAATCAATTCCCTGATGAAAACTATCTCTTTGAACAGTTTGAGTGGTTCATGAAGCGAAACCGCGAATCGTTTACCAAGGATCAGTTTAAATTACGAATGGAGTACGGTCAACGGATCATTACTCCGTATTATCTTAAATATGTAACTACTTGGAATAAAGTGGCAGTTACCGAAAGAAGCATTAAAAATGTGATCATTAATGATGTTCCTATCAAAGGTAACCTAGATAAAATCGAGTTTCAAGGAAAACAGGCAAACGTTGTCGATTACAAGACCGGAAAATATAAAAATGCTAAAGATAAATTTAAGCGACCTGACGAGAAGCATCCTACTGGTGGCGATTATTGGCGCCAAGCTGTTTTCTATAAGATATTGGTAGACAATGACAAAAGCAATGATTGGGAAGTGGTAAGCACCGAATTCGATTTTGTTGAACCGGTTAATGACAATGAATATCACAAAGAAAAAGTAATAATAACTCCTGAAGATATTGAAATTGTAAAAGAGCAGATCTCCAGCACCTACTCTAAGATCATGAACTATGAGTTTTCACAAGGCTGCGGAAAAGAAGATTGCCACTGGTGTAATTTTGTTCGAAGCAATTTTGAGCAGCAAGATATTTTAATAGCTGAAGAAGAGAAGGAATAG
- a CDS encoding Lrp/AsnC ligand binding domain-containing protein — MFEKKLQILQVDKLDLQILSMLMNDATIPYTDIAKELIISGGTVHVRMKKLQEMGIVIGSNLVVNPQRIGFDVCAFLGIFLEKGSQYHDAVNRLHEVKEIVELHYTTGLYSMFAKIICRDTAHLREVLNEKIQVISGIQRTETFISLEESIKRQITLLDNEK, encoded by the coding sequence ATGTTTGAAAAGAAGCTTCAAATTTTACAAGTTGATAAACTCGATTTACAAATCTTATCGATGTTAATGAATGATGCTACTATTCCTTACACCGATATTGCAAAAGAGTTGATCATCTCTGGCGGTACCGTACACGTACGTATGAAAAAACTCCAGGAAATGGGTATTGTAATAGGATCTAATCTTGTTGTTAATCCACAGCGTATCGGCTTCGATGTATGCGCGTTCCTTGGGATTTTCCTTGAGAAAGGTTCTCAATATCATGATGCGGTTAACCGCCTGCATGAAGTAAAGGAGATCGTGGAGTTGCATTATACAACTGGCTTGTACAGTATGTTCGCAAAAATTATCTGTCGTGATACGGCACATTTACGTGAAGTATTAAATGAGAAGATTCAAGTTATCTCAGGTATTCAGCGTACAGAAACTTTCATTTCGTTGGAAGAAAGTATAAAACGTCAGATCACCTTGCTTGATAACGAGAAGTAA
- a CDS encoding outer membrane protein assembly factor BamE, producing the protein MKKVFGLLVLASIVISCSNKTADKQDFSAVKQGMTKSEVIKLVGKPEKETNLIMVEMWKYTSAGKVIVLNSDTVVQVLDDSSKMDSLKNGIHDSLDSADINQ; encoded by the coding sequence ATGAAAAAAGTTTTTGGTCTGTTGGTATTAGCTAGCATTGTTATTTCCTGCTCAAATAAAACAGCTGACAAGCAAGACTTCTCTGCTGTTAAACAAGGAATGACAAAAAGTGAAGTGATTAAATTGGTAGGTAAGCCCGAAAAAGAAACCAATTTAATCATGGTAGAGATGTGGAAGTATACATCTGCCGGAAAAGTGATTGTGTTGAATAGCGATACAGTTGTTCAGGTTTTAGATGATAGCAGTAAAATGGACTCGTTAAAAAACGGCATCCATGATAGCCTCGATTCGGCAGATATCAATCAATAA